The Cronobacter sakazakii genome has a window encoding:
- a CDS encoding riboflavin synthase: MFTGIVQGTAKIVAIDEKPNFRTHVVELPDELLPGLETGASVAHNGCCLTVTEINGNRVSFDLMKETLRITNLGDLQTGDVVNIERAAKFSDEIGGHLMSGHIMTTAEVAKILTSENNRQIWFKIQDPTLMKYILHKGYIGIDGISLTVGEVTATRFCVFLIPETLQRTTLGTKKLGQRVNIEIDPQTQAVVDTVERVLASREAAAAITAQLHPAE; encoded by the coding sequence ATGTTTACCGGTATTGTTCAGGGCACCGCGAAAATCGTGGCTATCGATGAAAAACCGAATTTCCGCACCCATGTGGTGGAGCTGCCAGATGAGCTGCTGCCGGGGCTTGAGACGGGCGCATCGGTGGCGCACAACGGCTGCTGCCTGACGGTAACGGAAATTAACGGCAACCGTGTCAGCTTCGATTTAATGAAAGAAACGCTACGCATTACTAACCTTGGGGATTTACAGACCGGCGATGTGGTCAACATTGAACGCGCCGCGAAATTCAGCGATGAAATTGGCGGGCATTTAATGTCCGGGCATATTATGACCACGGCGGAGGTTGCGAAGATCCTGACATCGGAAAATAACCGGCAGATCTGGTTTAAAATTCAGGACCCGACGCTGATGAAGTATATCCTGCACAAAGGCTATATCGGCATTGACGGTATCAGCCTGACGGTAGGGGAAGTGACGGCGACGCGGTTCTGCGTTTTCCTGATCCCGGAAACGCTCCAGCGCACCACGCTTGGCACGAAAAAACTGGGCCAGCGGGTGAATATTGAAATCGATCCGCAGACCCAGGCCGTAGTAGATACAGTTGAGCGTGTACTGGCGTCTCGCGAAGCCGCCGCAGCCATTACCGCCCAGCTTCACCCCGCCGAATAA
- the mdtK gene encoding MdtK family multidrug efflux MATE transporter, translating to MQKYFVEARQLLALAIPVIFAQIAQTSMGVVDTVMAGGYSATDMAAVAIGTSIWLPAILFGHGLLLALTPVIAQLNGSGRRDRIAHQVQQGFVLAGLVSVLIMLVLWNAGYIIHAMHNIDPVLADKAVNYLRALLWGAPGYLFFQVMRNQCEGLAKTTPGMAMGFIGLLVNIPVNYIFIYGHFGMPELGGVGCGVATASVYWVMFFCMRFWVKRAGSMRDIRPEPASRRFDWPVIRRLAQIGMPVALALFFEVTLFAVVALLVSPLGIVDVAGHQIALNFSSLMFVLPMSMSAAVTIRVGFRLGQGSTLEAQTSARTGIIVGICLAVLTALFTVVFREPIALLYNDNPEVVTLASHLMLLAAIYQISDSIQVIGSGVLRGYKDTRSIFFITFIAYWVLGLPSGYILGLTDWVVEPMGPAGFWFGFILGLTSAAIMMMWRMRYLQRQPSETILARAAR from the coding sequence GTGCAGAAGTATTTTGTCGAAGCGCGTCAGTTATTAGCTCTGGCAATCCCGGTGATTTTCGCGCAAATCGCCCAGACCTCGATGGGGGTTGTCGATACCGTTATGGCTGGTGGCTACAGCGCCACCGATATGGCAGCGGTCGCCATCGGGACCTCTATCTGGCTCCCCGCCATCCTCTTTGGTCACGGCCTGCTGCTGGCGCTTACGCCAGTCATCGCTCAGCTTAACGGCTCCGGTCGCCGCGACCGCATCGCGCATCAGGTGCAGCAAGGCTTTGTGCTGGCCGGGCTGGTGTCTGTGCTTATCATGCTGGTGTTATGGAACGCCGGTTATATCATCCACGCGATGCACAATATCGACCCGGTTCTCGCCGACAAAGCGGTGAATTACCTGCGTGCGCTGCTGTGGGGCGCGCCGGGTTATCTTTTCTTTCAGGTAATGCGTAACCAGTGTGAAGGGCTCGCCAAAACCACGCCGGGCATGGCAATGGGCTTTATCGGCCTGCTGGTGAATATTCCGGTGAACTATATCTTCATTTACGGTCATTTTGGTATGCCGGAACTGGGCGGCGTCGGTTGCGGCGTGGCGACTGCGTCGGTGTACTGGGTGATGTTTTTCTGCATGCGCTTCTGGGTTAAACGCGCAGGCTCGATGCGTGATATTCGGCCTGAGCCCGCAAGCCGCCGCTTTGACTGGCCGGTTATCCGTCGTCTCGCGCAGATTGGTATGCCAGTGGCGCTGGCGCTGTTTTTTGAGGTCACGTTGTTTGCGGTCGTGGCGCTGTTAGTGTCGCCGCTCGGGATTGTCGATGTCGCGGGCCACCAGATTGCGCTCAACTTTAGCTCGCTCATGTTTGTACTGCCGATGTCGATGAGCGCTGCGGTGACCATTCGCGTCGGTTTCCGTCTCGGGCAGGGTTCGACGCTTGAGGCACAAACCTCGGCACGAACAGGCATTATCGTCGGCATCTGCCTTGCCGTGCTGACGGCCCTCTTTACTGTGGTATTCCGCGAGCCTATCGCCCTGCTCTATAACGACAACCCGGAAGTGGTCACTCTCGCCTCGCATCTGATGCTGCTGGCGGCGATTTATCAGATTTCGGATTCGATTCAGGTGATCGGCAGTGGCGTCCTGCGTGGCTATAAAGACACGCGATCGATTTTCTTTATCACCTTCATCGCCTACTGGGTGCTGGGTCTGCCGAGCGGCTACATTCTGGGTCTGACCGACTGGGTCGTGGAACCCATGGGCCCGGCGGGCTTCTGGTTTGGCTTTATACTCGGCCTGACCTCTGCCGCTATCATGATGATGTGGCGTATGCGTTACCTGCAACGTCAGCCCTCGGAAACCATACTGGCGCGTGCCGCGCGCTAA
- a CDS encoding Imm52 family immunity protein: MNELFNTSINIHSLNAYDITVADCVNELYRSALVIRNLTKKNQTWYLTGYSRKDALKYVVFNGDEPNKNIMDIFQCHYKKNHPLVNESIWNGQPDGLACSISHFMKFIDNPKKSNLIIDIDQMVMNTSDMIDSLLLLAEGKKKTWISVDSKGYWYHDRNISPDRIYVGWMLYLPHVVLPEIVPEAAKVVPVSDGEKQKGTIVISTDEIFDGNNIEHIRKANDIEIRLLDLGLLPLMTEL; this comes from the coding sequence ATGAATGAACTGTTTAATACGTCAATAAATATACATTCTTTGAATGCATACGACATTACAGTAGCTGATTGTGTGAATGAACTATACAGAAGCGCATTGGTCATCAGAAATCTTACGAAAAAAAATCAAACATGGTATTTAACTGGCTACTCAAGGAAAGATGCATTAAAATATGTTGTTTTTAATGGTGATGAACCTAATAAAAATATAATGGATATTTTTCAATGCCATTATAAAAAGAACCATCCTTTAGTCAACGAGTCTATATGGAATGGTCAACCCGATGGACTGGCTTGCTCAATATCTCATTTTATGAAGTTTATAGATAACCCCAAAAAATCAAATCTTATAATAGATATTGATCAGATGGTTATGAATACTTCGGACATGATTGATTCCTTGCTCCTGTTAGCTGAAGGAAAAAAGAAAACATGGATATCAGTAGACTCAAAAGGTTATTGGTACCATGATCGTAATATTTCTCCTGACAGGATATATGTCGGCTGGATGTTATATTTACCCCACGTGGTTTTACCTGAAATAGTACCCGAGGCAGCTAAAGTGGTACCGGTTTCCGACGGTGAAAAGCAAAAAGGAACCATAGTGATTTCAACCGACGAAATATTTGACGGAAACAACATAGAACACATCCGTAAAGCTAACGATATAGAAATAAGGCTTCTGGATCTTGGTTTGTTACCGTTGATGACAGAGCTCTAA
- a CDS encoding Tox-REase-5 domain-containing protein, producing the protein MTGLVLEAVVVGLEEAGAYLVSACTGVLIAAGIMDEEENIPVEESIAENSEKTISGFIYQGKANDMILNEPMVVSSETHADFWEDDMDYSETVSTENTKTQTSAKTQTDERKCKSCPPEGKVMPMVRRCSRWSMVTISYQTRICGTFYNPETKQIEESKYCGVSFDGWKDKLCQFWEAKARYDQFFRDDGSKKPWWTGNHSAINQASRHQAVATVNQPLKVVWIFMQPLSYEYFRKLFKDYKDIITRWQP; encoded by the coding sequence ATGACAGGACTGGTTTTAGAGGCCGTGGTTGTGGGACTGGAGGAAGCGGGAGCCTATCTTGTCAGTGCCTGTACCGGTGTGTTAATAGCAGCAGGGATAATGGATGAAGAAGAAAACATTCCTGTGGAAGAGAGTATCGCTGAGAACAGTGAGAAAACAATTTCCGGATTCATTTATCAGGGCAAAGCAAATGATATGATACTTAATGAGCCGATGGTCGTCAGTTCAGAAACCCATGCGGATTTCTGGGAAGACGACATGGATTATTCAGAAACGGTAAGTACGGAAAATACAAAAACCCAGACATCCGCTAAGACGCAAACAGATGAAAGGAAGTGCAAAAGCTGTCCGCCAGAGGGAAAAGTGATGCCGATGGTGAGGCGTTGTTCGCGCTGGAGCATGGTGACAATCAGTTACCAGACACGTATCTGCGGGACGTTCTATAATCCTGAAACGAAACAGATAGAGGAGTCTAAATATTGCGGCGTATCGTTTGATGGGTGGAAAGATAAGCTGTGCCAGTTCTGGGAAGCAAAGGCACGGTATGATCAGTTTTTCAGGGATGATGGTTCGAAGAAACCGTGGTGGACAGGTAACCATAGTGCTATTAATCAAGCATCCCGTCATCAGGCGGTTGCAACAGTAAATCAGCCATTAAAAGTGGTTTGGATATTTATGCAACCTTTAAGTTATGAATATTTCAGAAAGTTGTTTAAAGATTATAAGGATATTATTACGAGGTGGCAACCATGA
- a CDS encoding DUF4123 domain-containing protein — MSQSFRIAVQQLLSSTNISLYGLVDGLQYERFTGKELIKEKNAVVPLFDRYPDSRIAFAGPWLVDMQRRMNFSEQLVALEIFCPSVSWITTSVNLDQLVKHLQQFMNIILPEGETALLRFQDPRVQPRLGTILDEEQHSELTGITTGWVSLVNNQVYSLREKEFI; from the coding sequence ATGAGCCAAAGCTTTCGTATTGCAGTACAACAGTTACTTTCATCAACAAATATCTCGCTGTATGGGCTGGTTGATGGACTTCAGTATGAACGTTTTACCGGCAAAGAGCTGATAAAGGAAAAGAATGCAGTAGTGCCATTATTTGATCGCTATCCTGACTCGCGTATTGCTTTTGCTGGTCCCTGGCTGGTTGATATGCAAAGACGTATGAATTTCAGCGAACAACTGGTTGCGCTCGAGATTTTCTGTCCTTCGGTATCATGGATTACAACCTCAGTTAACCTGGACCAGCTTGTAAAACATTTACAGCAATTTATGAACATTATCCTTCCCGAAGGTGAAACAGCCTTGCTTCGCTTTCAGGATCCGAGGGTTCAGCCGCGTCTGGGTACCATACTGGACGAAGAACAGCACAGTGAATTAACCGGAATAACAACAGGGTGGGTCAGTCTTGTAAATAATCAGGTTTATTCGCTCAGGGAAAAGGAATTCATATGA
- a CDS encoding type VI secretion system Vgr family protein gives MNTDNGGQPEESLSRYGLVIHKSDITPDVLRFRGREALSEPFFWNIEFTTPQAGLLPQQVLMKYASLRMRGGRTIYGILTRLEWLSTTADQSHYSVTLSSRLALLSHTRQCRVFLNQSVPEVVEQVLREHGLEGADFNFRLEREYPERELITQWRETDLEFIQRLLSEVGIWWRTEMDSLRGLDVTIFADSQLNYHFDVRLPYREPSGLHDGAQEAVWGVRTWHNAVTGRVQTRDYYYPAATTPLGTTVRVRSTAVTTGEHYRYAEPYREQGDDTDPEPECESGAFYARIHHERELNNSLRVHLFSNAGALTPGVVLEPQGDVIRALKEGVIITLTTFRASRDSRLHVSVWGMPYSESYCYRPPEIPRPEIHGTVPARVESRDPKDTYAWLDEAGRYRVKLDMDREGSESGYSYLWVRLAKPYAGETYGWHTPLLAGTEVSVAFDGGDPDRPYIAHAFHDSAHPDVVNRDNRSRNILRTPAQNELRMEDKRGEEHIHLTTEYGKTQLGEGRLVDGQDKPRGAGFELRSDEYGVIRVAKGLFISADGQQKAAGEVLDRETALKEIDLCLQQIAQLSASADAANALQADIASQSAMFSERLKPLNEMIHVSAPDGVAFTSGKHMQLTATKNVAVSAGGDISVGVMGNMTALAGEKLGLFAHSGPLSLKSGEGPLEVQAQNGGMQLAAEKKVTLTSVSDISFAGKKRITLIGGGSYLKLEAGKIEYGTPQVYLRKVERTFNASKAAATMSFHEIAGGGICVSCLMKAAMKGDSFVIRG, from the coding sequence ATGAACACGGATAATGGGGGCCAGCCAGAAGAGAGTCTGTCACGGTATGGGCTGGTGATCCACAAGAGTGATATCACACCGGACGTGCTGCGTTTTCGTGGGCGCGAGGCCTTAAGCGAGCCGTTTTTCTGGAATATCGAGTTTACCACCCCGCAGGCAGGCCTCCTGCCCCAACAAGTACTGATGAAATATGCAAGCCTCAGGATGCGGGGCGGCAGAACGATTTACGGCATCCTTACCCGGCTGGAGTGGCTCTCTACAACGGCGGATCAGTCGCACTACAGCGTGACGCTCTCCTCCCGGCTGGCGCTGCTGTCTCACACGCGTCAGTGTCGCGTATTTCTCAACCAGTCGGTGCCCGAAGTGGTAGAGCAGGTACTGCGCGAGCATGGCCTGGAAGGGGCGGATTTTAATTTCCGGCTGGAGCGGGAATACCCGGAGCGTGAGCTTATCACCCAGTGGCGCGAGACTGACCTTGAATTTATTCAGCGGCTGCTGTCAGAAGTGGGGATCTGGTGGCGCACGGAAATGGACAGCCTGCGCGGTCTGGATGTGACGATTTTTGCTGACAGCCAGCTCAATTATCATTTTGACGTCCGCCTGCCGTATCGCGAGCCGTCCGGCCTGCATGACGGCGCGCAGGAAGCGGTATGGGGCGTGCGCACCTGGCATAATGCCGTCACCGGCAGGGTACAGACGCGCGACTATTATTACCCGGCCGCCACCACGCCGCTGGGCACCACTGTCAGGGTGCGCAGCACGGCAGTGACCACCGGCGAACATTATCGTTACGCGGAGCCGTACCGGGAGCAGGGCGATGACACCGATCCAGAACCGGAATGCGAAAGCGGGGCGTTTTACGCCCGGATTCACCATGAGCGTGAGCTCAATAACTCGCTGCGGGTGCATCTCTTCAGCAACGCCGGCGCGCTCACGCCGGGGGTGGTGCTGGAGCCGCAGGGCGACGTCATCCGCGCGCTGAAAGAAGGGGTGATTATCACGCTCACCACTTTTCGCGCCTCGCGCGATTCGCGGCTGCATGTGTCGGTGTGGGGGATGCCCTACAGTGAAAGCTACTGCTACCGCCCGCCAGAAATCCCGCGCCCGGAAATACACGGCACGGTGCCGGCGCGGGTGGAAAGCCGGGACCCGAAGGACACGTACGCCTGGCTGGACGAAGCAGGCCGCTACCGGGTGAAGCTGGACATGGACCGCGAGGGCAGCGAGAGCGGCTACAGCTATCTGTGGGTACGCCTGGCGAAGCCGTATGCGGGCGAGACATACGGCTGGCACACGCCGCTACTGGCCGGCACGGAGGTGTCCGTCGCCTTTGACGGCGGTGACCCGGACCGGCCGTATATCGCGCACGCCTTTCATGATTCGGCGCACCCGGATGTGGTCAACCGTGACAACCGCAGCCGGAATATCCTGCGCACACCCGCGCAGAACGAACTGCGCATGGAAGATAAACGGGGCGAAGAGCACATTCACCTGACCACCGAATACGGCAAAACGCAGCTCGGCGAAGGGCGGCTGGTGGACGGGCAGGATAAACCGCGCGGTGCGGGCTTTGAGTTGCGCAGCGATGAATATGGTGTCATTCGCGTGGCGAAGGGGCTGTTCATCAGCGCCGACGGGCAGCAGAAGGCGGCGGGCGAGGTGCTGGACCGGGAAACGGCGCTGAAGGAAATCGACCTGTGCCTGCAGCAGATAGCGCAGCTCTCCGCTTCAGCAGACGCGGCGAACGCGCTGCAGGCAGACATCGCCAGCCAGAGCGCGATGTTCAGCGAGCGGCTGAAACCGCTGAACGAAATGATACACGTGTCCGCCCCGGACGGGGTGGCGTTCACCAGCGGGAAGCACATGCAGCTTACGGCCACAAAAAACGTGGCGGTGAGTGCGGGTGGCGATATCAGCGTGGGCGTTATGGGCAACATGACTGCACTGGCGGGTGAAAAACTGGGGCTGTTTGCCCACAGCGGGCCGCTGAGCCTGAAATCAGGCGAGGGCCCGCTGGAGGTGCAGGCACAGAACGGCGGCATGCAGCTCGCGGCAGAGAAGAAAGTCACCCTCACATCGGTGAGCGATATTTCCTTTGCAGGCAAAAAGCGCATCACCTTAATCGGCGGCGGAAGTTATCTGAAGCTGGAAGCCGGGAAAATAGAGTACGGCACACCGCAGGTGTATCTGAGGAAGGTGGAGAGGACGTTTAATGCTTCTAAAGCCGCAGCCACCATGTCATTTCATGAAATTGCAGGTGGTGGCATCTGCGTGAGTTGCCTGATGAAGGCGGCAATGAAGGGTGACAGCTTTGTGATCAGGGGATAG
- the tssJ gene encoding type VI secretion system lipoprotein TssJ — protein sequence MPNKGWHALTLALCCVITGCGLTQAVKDGTVSMAKSVFYKKIKTLHLDFSARAALNVDGDQTPLATMVRVYQLKDRKTLDAADYGSLLQNADTVLKDDLLASRELLIIPKGNVTLDMPMEENAQFVAVVGLFNHPDVKDNRWRLVLSREDLDPDKPGVVELGDGWLNLVETKE from the coding sequence ATGCCAAACAAAGGATGGCATGCGCTCACCCTCGCGTTGTGCTGCGTTATAACAGGCTGTGGTCTTACCCAGGCGGTGAAAGACGGGACGGTCAGCATGGCGAAATCGGTGTTTTATAAAAAGATCAAAACGCTACATCTCGATTTTTCTGCCCGAGCGGCGCTTAACGTGGATGGTGACCAGACGCCGCTTGCGACCATGGTCAGGGTCTATCAGCTAAAAGATCGTAAAACTCTCGATGCGGCTGATTACGGCTCGTTATTGCAGAATGCGGACACCGTACTGAAAGACGATCTGCTGGCTTCCCGCGAGTTGCTTATCATCCCGAAGGGTAATGTCACGCTTGATATGCCGATGGAAGAAAACGCACAGTTTGTAGCGGTAGTGGGGCTGTTTAACCATCCTGACGTCAAAGACAACCGCTGGCGACTGGTGCTTTCCCGGGAGGATCTTGACCCGGATAAACCAGGAGTGGTGGAGCTGGGTGACGGCTGGCTCAATCTGGTGGAGACAAAGGAGTGA
- the tssG gene encoding type VI secretion system baseplate subunit TssG has protein sequence MAREPQPAHTGLTQQLGDEIWRVNFYRFCQLLEQEHPDHPLLGSTSHPENDPVRFRSWPGMGFPASELRRVEMDDEHPGSPPAVRTTFLGMYGVDSPLPGNYLDDIAQRREGQEAVSSFLDIFGHRIATQYYRIWRKYAYPATFEPGGTDATSQCLLGLVGLGIPGTAEHIATPVSRFLALLGAMRLPTRNAEGIRALVTLLAPDTRADIQERDPVKVRVTNRSGLGAGERVRLAQRATLGKMARDANSRVLITLFTRNPQEAAGWLPGGQLHTDLLALMRVYLGYRSDARLRLTVPVHLLPEPKLAKHRRIQLGRTGLLGLKDGKLSDNRQCITVSLGCYESLSCTVLPLAAEGSYRFD, from the coding sequence ATGGCGCGAGAGCCACAGCCAGCACATACCGGGCTGACGCAGCAATTAGGCGATGAGATCTGGCGCGTTAATTTCTATCGCTTCTGCCAGTTGCTTGAGCAGGAACATCCTGACCATCCGCTCCTGGGAAGCACCAGCCACCCTGAAAATGATCCGGTGCGGTTTCGCTCCTGGCCGGGCATGGGATTTCCGGCCAGTGAATTACGCCGCGTGGAAATGGATGACGAACACCCCGGTTCCCCGCCCGCGGTACGCACCACGTTTCTCGGCATGTACGGCGTCGACTCGCCGCTACCGGGCAATTATCTGGATGATATCGCCCAGCGGCGCGAAGGGCAGGAAGCCGTCTCCTCGTTTCTGGATATCTTCGGCCACCGTATCGCCACACAGTATTACCGCATCTGGCGGAAATATGCGTACCCGGCCACGTTTGAGCCCGGCGGGACAGATGCCACTTCTCAATGCCTGCTTGGGCTGGTCGGACTTGGCATTCCCGGCACGGCAGAACATATCGCTACCCCCGTTTCGCGTTTTCTCGCGCTGCTCGGCGCCATGCGCTTACCGACGCGAAATGCTGAGGGAATACGCGCGCTGGTGACTCTGCTGGCGCCAGACACTCGGGCAGACATCCAAGAGCGCGATCCTGTAAAAGTGCGGGTGACAAACCGCAGCGGGCTGGGGGCAGGCGAACGAGTACGTTTAGCGCAGCGTGCGACACTCGGAAAAATGGCGCGTGATGCAAACAGCCGGGTGCTCATTACATTATTCACCCGCAATCCGCAGGAGGCTGCAGGCTGGCTACCGGGCGGGCAATTGCATACTGATTTGCTGGCGCTGATGCGGGTTTATCTCGGCTATCGCAGTGACGCACGGCTTCGCCTGACAGTGCCGGTACATTTACTCCCTGAACCAAAGCTTGCGAAACATCGGCGCATTCAGCTTGGCCGCACAGGCCTGCTGGGGTTGAAAGACGGCAAACTCAGTGACAACCGCCAGTGCATCACGGTTAGCCTGGGATGTTATGAAAGCCTGAGTTGCACGGTATTGCCGCTTGCCGCTGAGGGCAGTTACCGCTTCGACTAA